A region from the Afifella aestuarii genome encodes:
- a CDS encoding class I SAM-dependent methyltransferase — translation MSRLESTINRLIAQKVLLDHVARLIGAREGPVFELGLGNGRTFDHLRQIFPQRDIFAFDRAIRAHAGCIPDAEHMVVGDMRDTLRLVHPRVPAKPVLIHADMGAGDPTADLATREWLSPLVAAWAADGGYVLSDRPLELPGFAELERPAEAPVSPHILYQKGA, via the coding sequence ATGAGCCGCCTGGAAAGCACCATCAACCGCCTGATCGCGCAAAAGGTGCTGCTCGATCATGTCGCCAGGCTGATCGGCGCCCGGGAAGGACCGGTCTTCGAGCTCGGTCTCGGCAATGGCCGCACGTTCGATCATCTGCGCCAGATTTTTCCGCAGCGGGATATTTTTGCCTTCGATCGCGCGATCCGCGCCCATGCGGGCTGCATCCCCGATGCGGAGCATATGGTGGTGGGCGATATGCGCGACACGTTGCGGCTCGTGCATCCGCGCGTGCCGGCCAAGCCCGTGCTCATCCATGCGGATATGGGGGCAGGGGATCCGACGGCCGATCTTGCGACCCGGGAGTGGCTTTCCCCGCTGGTCGCCGCCTGGGCGGCGGATGGCGGCTATGTGTTGAGCGACAGGCCTCTGGAATTGCCAGGCTTCGCCGAACTCGAGCGCCCGGCCGAGGCGCCCGTCTCGCCGCATATTCTTTATCAGAAGGGCGCCTAG
- a CDS encoding ferritin-like domain-containing protein, translating to MAMQNLQELFVHTLKDIYFAEKQILEALPKMAEKATNEDLKNLFETHLEETKGHVDRLEAVFGLVSVKPEGETCQAIQGIITEAEELMSEISDGETRDAAMAAAAQAVEHYEIARYGTLEAWANRLGHKEAAKRLGETLAEEKSADAKLSKVGESELNKKAA from the coding sequence ATGGCTATGCAGAATCTGCAAGAACTCTTCGTTCACACGCTGAAAGACATCTATTTCGCCGAGAAGCAAATTCTCGAGGCGCTGCCGAAAATGGCGGAAAAGGCGACGAACGAGGACTTGAAGAATCTCTTCGAGACGCATCTCGAAGAAACCAAGGGCCACGTCGATCGCCTCGAGGCTGTCTTCGGCCTCGTCAGCGTCAAGCCGGAAGGCGAGACATGTCAGGCGATCCAGGGCATCATCACCGAGGCCGAAGAGCTGATGAGCGAGATCTCAGACGGTGAAACGCGTGACGCGGCGATGGCTGCGGCGGCGCAGGCCGTCGAGCATTACGAGATCGCCCGCTATGGCACTCTGGAGGCCTGGGCCAATCGTCTCGGCCACAAGGAAGCCGCGAAGCGTCTCGGCGAAACCCTTGCGGAAGAAAAGAGCGCCGACGCCAAACTCAGCAAGGTTGGCGAGAGCGAACTCAACAAGAAGGCGGCGTAA
- a CDS encoding NnrU family protein, whose protein sequence is MFVLILGLILFLGAHSVRLWGEDFRDRLIAERGEGMWKGVYSLASIVGLVLIVWGYGLTRLNPIDVWYPPIWTRHLAILLNAVAFALVALNGSKGPIRAAVGHPMVVGVKVWAFAHLIANGRLGDILLFGAFMVWAIVDYAGSRRRDKREGVVRMAGPWKPELIRMAIGLALWLVFLLFLHQWLIGVSPLG, encoded by the coding sequence ATGTTTGTCCTTATCCTGGGCCTCATCCTCTTTCTCGGCGCCCATTCGGTGCGTCTTTGGGGCGAGGATTTTCGTGATCGCTTGATCGCCGAGCGCGGCGAGGGGATGTGGAAGGGCGTCTACTCTCTCGCCTCTATCGTCGGGCTCGTGCTCATCGTCTGGGGATACGGCCTGACGCGTCTCAACCCGATCGATGTCTGGTATCCGCCGATCTGGACGCGGCACCTCGCCATTCTGCTCAACGCGGTCGCCTTTGCCCTGGTGGCGCTCAACGGCTCTAAGGGGCCGATCCGGGCGGCGGTCGGGCATCCAATGGTGGTCGGCGTCAAGGTCTGGGCTTTCGCTCATCTCATCGCCAACGGGCGTCTCGGCGACATCCTTTTGTTCGGCGCCTTCATGGTCTGGGCGATCGTCGATTATGCCGGTTCGCGTCGTCGCGATAAGCGCGAAGGCGTCGTGCGCATGGCTGGTCCGTGGAAGCCGGAGCTCATTCGTATGGCGATCGGGCTTGCGCTTTGGCTTGTGTTCCTGCTCTTCCTGCATCAATGGCTGATCGGCGTCTCTCCGCTCGGATGA
- the panB gene encoding 3-methyl-2-oxobutanoate hydroxymethyltransferase: MSTHTVSRRLTAVDIARRKGGEKVVSLTAYHAHTAGIVDPLVDFILVGDSLGNVMHGLETTVPVTLDMMILQGLAVMRGSKRALVVVDMPFGSYEESPQQAFHNAARILKETGAGAVKLEGGVHMAETVAFMTKRGVPVMGHVGLTPQSVNTMGGFRVQGRSEEGQKALEDDAMAISDAGAFAIVMEGIVEPVARRITEKVPAVTIGIGASPACDGQVLVLEDMLGLNEWVPKFVQKFGSLRTHIEEAVTAYAEAVREERFPGPEHVYQETKKEA; the protein is encoded by the coding sequence TTGTCCACACATACGGTTTCGCGCCGTCTGACGGCGGTCGACATCGCGCGCCGCAAAGGCGGCGAGAAGGTCGTCTCGCTTACGGCCTATCACGCTCATACGGCCGGGATCGTCGATCCTTTGGTCGATTTCATCCTCGTCGGTGATTCGCTCGGCAACGTCATGCACGGGCTGGAGACGACGGTTCCCGTCACTCTCGACATGATGATCTTGCAGGGGCTCGCCGTGATGCGCGGCTCGAAGCGGGCGCTGGTCGTCGTCGACATGCCTTTCGGCTCTTATGAGGAAAGCCCGCAGCAGGCGTTTCACAACGCCGCGCGCATCCTGAAAGAAACCGGCGCCGGGGCCGTGAAGCTCGAAGGCGGTGTCCATATGGCCGAAACGGTCGCCTTCATGACCAAGCGCGGCGTGCCGGTGATGGGCCATGTCGGGCTGACGCCGCAATCGGTCAACACGATGGGTGGCTTCCGCGTGCAGGGGCGTTCCGAAGAGGGCCAGAAGGCGCTCGAGGACGACGCGATGGCGATCTCCGATGCCGGTGCTTTCGCCATCGTCATGGAAGGCATCGTGGAGCCGGTGGCGCGCCGCATCACCGAAAAGGTGCCGGCGGTCACGATCGGCATCGGCGCTTCGCCCGCCTGCGACGGGCAGGTGCTCGTGCTCGAAGACATGCTGGGCCTGAACGAATGGGTGCCGAAATTCGTGCAGAAATTCGGCTCGCTCAGGACGCATATCGAGGAAGCGGTGACGGCCTATGCCGAGGCCGTGCGTGAAGAGCGCTTCCCGGGGCCGGAGCACGTCTACCAAGAGACCAAGAAAGAGGCTTGA
- a CDS encoding tetratricopeptide repeat protein, which produces MTHDDRTSDHFIREVDEELRREQLKTLWERFGFVIIGVCILIVAITAGYRGYVWWQSKKAAEEGDRYLTALEAIDAGNEAEGRETLAALAKDGGGYGMLARLRNAEIVAKTDETAAIAAYDEVANDGGVAPVMRDLARVRAGLLALDAGDLDGAESRVSSLDEAGNAWRHTAREILGMVAYQRDALEKARDYFVAIDQDVQAPQGVRNRAGLMISVIDGQLAPSPSADGASGDDAPEAEAPVSGDATGEAMGNASAPASAEEGAENTENGSADANSGASDTQSTQ; this is translated from the coding sequence ATGACCCACGACGACCGTACATCTGACCACTTCATCCGTGAAGTGGATGAGGAGCTGCGCCGCGAGCAGCTGAAGACGCTTTGGGAGCGTTTTGGCTTCGTCATCATTGGCGTCTGCATTCTGATCGTCGCCATCACCGCGGGGTATCGCGGCTATGTGTGGTGGCAGTCGAAGAAGGCGGCCGAGGAAGGCGACCGGTATCTGACGGCGCTCGAAGCCATCGATGCCGGCAATGAGGCGGAAGGGCGCGAGACGCTTGCGGCCCTGGCCAAGGACGGCGGCGGCTACGGCATGCTCGCCCGTCTGCGCAATGCCGAGATTGTGGCCAAGACCGATGAGACGGCCGCGATCGCAGCCTATGACGAGGTGGCGAACGACGGCGGCGTCGCGCCGGTGATGCGCGATCTGGCGCGGGTGCGGGCCGGGCTCCTCGCCCTCGATGCGGGCGACCTCGACGGCGCGGAAAGCCGCGTCTCGTCTCTCGACGAAGCCGGCAATGCCTGGCGCCACACGGCGCGGGAAATCCTCGGCATGGTCGCCTATCAGCGGGACGCGCTCGAAAAGGCCCGCGATTATTTCGTGGCGATCGACCAGGATGTGCAGGCTCCGCAGGGCGTGCGCAATCGCGCCGGCCTGATGATCAGCGTGATCGACGGGCAGCTTGCGCCTTCTCCTTCGGCGGACGGAGCGTCCGGCGACGACGCGCCCGAGGCGGAGGCTCCTGTCTCCGGGGACGCAACCGGTGAGGCAATGGGTAACGCAAGCGCGCCCGCATCGGCGGAAGAGGGCGCGGAAAATACCGAAAACGGATCTGCCGACGCGAACAGCGGCGCATCCGACACACAATCGACGCAATAG
- a CDS encoding PQQ-binding-like beta-propeller repeat protein produces MTTQTKFAVRLAGIALTAALLAGCSSFTNPFSSKEEILPGERRAIAGVDDADRAAGSPAVGGASAMQDWTQPGGNAANAPGNVALSGNASQTVFRARVFGSGKRAARASAAPLIVGGNIYVYDAAGTVTALSTGGGKAWSVSLAPEKEKSRSPGGGIAYSNGMVIAATGYGEMVALDPATGGRAWSYDLKAPARSAPTAAGGKAYVVTSTNVLHAVNLADGSEAWTYPGIPENAGVLSGASPAVVGNTVIVPYSSGEVIAFDANKGDLKWADAVIRSTRTLAVSGLTDVAASPVVSDGVVYATGVSGRTIAVKLSNGERLWEQNLGGSSTPVVSGNALFLIDLQDHMVALDRRTGKLFWETELPVVRKKRFFSTWVGPMLAGGTLWAVSNDEKLIAVDPASGKIVGERSIPAKGLQRPIAAGGRLYIVTSDGSLSALQ; encoded by the coding sequence ATGACCACGCAGACGAAATTCGCGGTCCGACTTGCGGGCATCGCTTTGACGGCGGCTCTGCTTGCAGGCTGCAGCAGCTTCACGAACCCCTTCAGCAGCAAGGAAGAGATTCTGCCGGGCGAACGCCGCGCAATCGCCGGCGTCGACGACGCAGACCGAGCCGCCGGCTCGCCAGCGGTCGGCGGGGCAAGTGCGATGCAGGACTGGACGCAGCCCGGCGGCAACGCCGCCAATGCGCCCGGCAATGTCGCTCTTTCGGGTAACGCCTCACAGACGGTCTTCCGTGCGCGGGTGTTCGGCAGCGGCAAGCGCGCGGCGCGCGCCTCGGCCGCTCCGCTCATCGTCGGGGGAAACATCTACGTCTACGACGCGGCGGGCACCGTGACGGCCCTTTCGACCGGCGGCGGCAAAGCCTGGTCCGTCTCGCTTGCGCCTGAGAAGGAAAAGAGCCGTTCGCCGGGCGGCGGTATCGCCTATTCCAATGGCATGGTGATTGCTGCGACCGGCTATGGCGAAATGGTCGCTCTCGATCCGGCAACCGGCGGGCGCGCCTGGTCTTATGACCTCAAGGCGCCGGCACGCTCGGCCCCGACAGCGGCGGGCGGCAAGGCCTATGTGGTCACCTCCACCAACGTTCTTCACGCCGTCAATCTGGCCGACGGTTCCGAAGCCTGGACCTATCCGGGCATCCCGGAAAACGCCGGTGTGCTTTCGGGCGCGAGCCCGGCCGTGGTCGGCAACACGGTTATCGTGCCTTATTCTTCGGGCGAGGTGATCGCGTTCGATGCCAATAAGGGCGACCTCAAATGGGCCGATGCGGTCATTCGCTCGACGCGCACGCTTGCCGTCTCCGGCCTGACGGATGTCGCCGCGAGCCCTGTCGTTTCCGACGGTGTCGTCTACGCCACCGGCGTGTCCGGGCGGACGATCGCCGTCAAGCTCTCCAACGGCGAACGGCTCTGGGAACAGAATCTCGGCGGCTCGTCGACACCTGTCGTCTCCGGCAACGCGCTCTTCCTGATCGATCTGCAGGATCACATGGTGGCGCTCGACCGGCGCACCGGCAAATTGTTCTGGGAGACCGAGCTGCCGGTGGTGCGCAAGAAGCGCTTCTTCTCCACCTGGGTCGGGCCGATGCTCGCGGGCGGGACGCTGTGGGCGGTTTCAAACGACGAGAAGCTGATCGCGGTCGATCCGGCGAGCGGCAAGATCGTCGGCGAGCGCTCCATCCCGGCAAAGGGCCTTCAGCGCCCGATCGCGGCCGGAGGCAGGCTCTATATCGTGACCAGCGACGGATCCTTGTCCGCGCTGCAATAA
- the der gene encoding ribosome biogenesis GTPase Der — MSLTVALVGRPNVGKSTLFNRLVGQKIALVDDRPGVTRDRREAPAKLGDLDFILIDTAGLEDAADETLQGRMRAQTERAIIDADISVFMVDARVGITPDDEHFARLIRQGGKPVVLVANKAEGRAAESGLLEAYSLGFGEAVAVSAEHGVGLPDLYEAMVATLGEKAALYLPKEETDEDGEDEAAEGAGEETRTLKPIRVAIVGQPNAGKSTLINRMIGEERLLTGPEAGITRDSIAVDWTWRGRPFRLIDTAGMRRKAKVIDKLERLSVGDALRAIRFAEVVIIVIDATMPFEKQDLQIADLVAREGRALVLALNKWDEVRDPDGLRRELQADLAETLVQVRGVPLIPISALTGSGIDQLLEGVSRIYETWNRRVATAALNRWLDHLIARHPPPAVAGRRLKIKYLTQSKTRPPTFFLACSRPEALPEAYKRYVVNGLREDFDLKGVPIRLMTRGAKNPYEGRGRKG, encoded by the coding sequence ATGTCTTTGACCGTCGCCCTCGTCGGGCGCCCGAACGTCGGCAAATCGACGCTCTTCAACCGCCTCGTCGGGCAGAAGATCGCGCTTGTCGACGATCGGCCCGGCGTCACGCGCGATCGCCGCGAGGCTCCGGCCAAGCTCGGCGATCTCGATTTCATCCTGATCGATACGGCCGGCCTCGAAGACGCCGCCGACGAGACGCTTCAGGGGCGCATGCGTGCGCAAACGGAGCGGGCGATCATCGATGCCGATATCTCCGTTTTCATGGTCGATGCGCGCGTCGGGATCACCCCGGACGACGAGCATTTCGCCCGGCTGATCCGCCAGGGCGGCAAACCCGTCGTCCTCGTCGCCAACAAGGCGGAGGGGCGCGCGGCGGAATCCGGGCTTCTCGAAGCCTATTCGCTCGGCTTCGGCGAGGCTGTCGCGGTCTCTGCTGAGCATGGCGTCGGGCTTCCGGATCTCTACGAGGCGATGGTTGCGACGCTCGGTGAGAAGGCCGCCCTTTATCTTCCCAAGGAAGAGACGGACGAGGATGGTGAGGACGAGGCAGCCGAGGGCGCGGGCGAGGAAACCCGCACGCTCAAACCTATCCGCGTTGCGATCGTCGGACAGCCGAATGCCGGCAAGTCGACCCTGATCAACCGGATGATCGGCGAAGAGAGACTTCTGACCGGACCGGAAGCCGGGATCACGCGCGATTCGATCGCCGTCGACTGGACCTGGCGCGGGCGGCCGTTCCGGCTTATCGATACGGCGGGTATGCGGCGCAAGGCGAAGGTCATCGACAAGCTCGAAAGGCTCTCTGTCGGGGACGCGCTGCGCGCGATCCGTTTTGCCGAGGTCGTCATCATCGTCATCGACGCGACGATGCCGTTCGAAAAGCAGGATCTGCAGATTGCCGATCTCGTGGCGCGTGAGGGGCGGGCCCTGGTTCTCGCGCTCAACAAATGGGACGAGGTGCGCGATCCAGACGGGCTGCGCCGCGAATTGCAGGCCGATCTCGCCGAGACGCTCGTTCAGGTGCGCGGCGTGCCGCTCATCCCGATCTCGGCGCTTACCGGTTCCGGCATCGATCAGCTTCTGGAAGGTGTCAGCCGGATCTACGAGACGTGGAACCGGCGCGTGGCGACGGCCGCGCTTAATCGCTGGCTCGATCATCTGATCGCGCGCCATCCGCCTCCTGCGGTCGCTGGCCGGCGGCTAAAGATCAAATATCTGACGCAGTCGAAGACCCGGCCGCCGACGTTCTTTCTCGCCTGTTCGCGGCCCGAGGCTCTGCCCGAGGCGTATAAGCGCTACGTCGTGAACGGCCTCAGAGAGGATTTCGACCTCAAGGGCGTGCCGATCCGGCTGATGACGCGCGGTGCCAAAAATCCGTATGAGGGAAGGGGCCGGAAAGGCTGA
- a CDS encoding SDR family NAD(P)-dependent oxidoreductase, giving the protein MTDQKPLAGRIAVVTGATRGIGYFAAKAMAEAGAHVVAVARTQGALEELDDEIRSAGGAATLVPLDLTDGPGIDRLGGAINERWGRLDILLANAGILGTLSPLGHVQAKDWDKVMAINVTANWRLIRSLDPLLKRSEAGRAIFISSGVAHSLKPFWGPYAVSKAALEALARTYAHETQNSPIKVVMVDPGAMRTAMRAQAMPGEDPETLPHPSEIAPHLVKLAAPDFERTDVLFDFRSKAFQDFHAPA; this is encoded by the coding sequence ATGACTGACCAAAAACCGCTCGCCGGCCGCATCGCCGTCGTCACCGGCGCGACGCGTGGCATCGGCTATTTCGCCGCCAAAGCCATGGCTGAGGCCGGCGCCCATGTCGTCGCCGTCGCCCGCACGCAAGGCGCGCTTGAAGAGCTCGACGACGAGATTCGCTCCGCCGGCGGCGCTGCCACGCTCGTGCCGCTCGACCTGACCGACGGGCCGGGCATCGACCGTCTCGGCGGCGCCATCAACGAGCGCTGGGGACGCCTCGACATTCTCCTCGCCAATGCCGGCATCCTCGGCACCCTGTCGCCGCTCGGTCACGTGCAGGCGAAGGACTGGGACAAGGTGATGGCGATCAACGTCACCGCCAATTGGCGCCTCATCCGCTCGCTCGATCCGCTTCTGAAGCGCTCGGAGGCCGGGCGGGCGATCTTCATCTCGTCGGGCGTCGCCCACAGCCTGAAGCCGTTCTGGGGCCCCTACGCGGTCTCCAAGGCAGCACTCGAGGCCCTGGCGCGCACCTATGCGCACGAGACGCAGAATTCCCCGATCAAGGTGGTGATGGTCGATCCGGGCGCCATGCGCACGGCGATGCGGGCACAGGCGATGCCGGGTGAAGATCCCGAGACGCTGCCGCATCCCTCCGAGATCGCACCGCATCTCGTGAAGCTCGCAGCGCCCGATTTCGAGCGGACCGATGTCCTCTTCGACTTCCGCTCCAAGGCGTTTCAGGACTTCCACGCCCCGGCCTGA
- the purF gene encoding amidophosphoribosyltransferase, with the protein MQILPAHPFQGTGDDKFHEECGVFGIFGHPEAAALTALGLHALQHRGQEAAGIISYDGRQFHVERHIGHVGDNFTAPEVIARLQGDKAIGHNRYSTTGAPVLRNVQPMFAEFAGGGFAVAHNGNITNARTLQRDLQNRGSIFQSTSDTETIIHLIATSQKAPLIDRLIDALTQIEGAYSLVALSEKKMIGCRDPLGVRPLVLGDLDGAHVLASETCALDIIGARFVREIEPGEMIVITDHSIDSLRPFKRERPRFCIFEHVYFARPDSVIAGASIYESRKKIGMELAREAPAEADLIVPVPDSGNPAAIGFAKESGIPFELGIIRNHYVGRTFIEPSDSIRHMGVKLKHNANSAILKGKRVVLVDDSIVRGTTSLKIVEMVRDAGAAEVHMRIASPPTTNPCFYGVDTPEKAKLLASRMSIEEMADFIRVDSLAFLTIDGLYRAVGEEARNAAQPQYCDACFTGEYPTRLTDRESVGTVRQLNLLSEAG; encoded by the coding sequence ATGCAGATCCTTCCCGCACATCCCTTCCAGGGCACCGGCGACGACAAGTTCCATGAGGAATGCGGCGTCTTCGGCATTTTCGGTCATCCCGAGGCTGCAGCGCTGACGGCGCTCGGCCTGCATGCGCTCCAGCATCGCGGCCAGGAGGCGGCGGGCATCATCTCCTATGACGGGCGCCAGTTCCATGTGGAGCGCCACATCGGCCATGTCGGCGACAACTTCACCGCGCCGGAGGTGATCGCACGCCTGCAGGGCGACAAGGCGATCGGCCACAACCGCTATTCCACGACCGGTGCCCCGGTTCTGCGCAACGTCCAGCCGATGTTTGCCGAATTCGCCGGCGGCGGTTTCGCGGTCGCCCACAACGGCAACATCACCAATGCCCGCACCTTGCAGCGCGACCTGCAAAACCGCGGTTCGATTTTCCAATCGACCTCCGACACCGAGACGATCATCCACCTGATCGCCACGAGCCAGAAGGCACCGCTGATCGACCGCCTCATCGATGCGCTCACCCAGATCGAGGGCGCCTATTCGCTGGTCGCCCTGTCGGAAAAGAAGATGATCGGTTGCCGCGATCCACTCGGCGTGCGCCCGCTGGTTCTCGGCGATCTCGACGGCGCTCATGTGCTCGCTTCGGAGACCTGCGCGCTCGACATCATCGGTGCGCGGTTCGTGCGCGAGATCGAGCCGGGCGAGATGATCGTCATCACCGACCATTCGATCGATTCGCTGCGGCCCTTTAAGCGGGAGCGCCCGCGCTTCTGCATTTTCGAGCACGTCTATTTCGCCAGGCCCGATTCCGTCATCGCTGGCGCCTCGATTTATGAATCGCGCAAGAAGATCGGCATGGAGCTCGCCCGCGAAGCACCAGCCGAGGCCGACCTCATCGTTCCGGTCCCGGATTCCGGCAATCCGGCCGCCATCGGCTTCGCAAAAGAGAGCGGCATCCCCTTCGAGCTCGGCATCATCCGCAACCATTACGTCGGCCGGACCTTCATCGAGCCCTCCGATTCGATCCGGCATATGGGCGTGAAGCTGAAGCACAACGCCAATTCGGCGATCCTCAAGGGCAAGCGCGTGGTGCTCGTCGACGATTCCATCGTCCGCGGCACGACCTCTCTCAAGATCGTGGAAATGGTGCGCGATGCCGGCGCCGCCGAAGTGCATATGCGCATCGCGAGCCCGCCCACGACCAATCCCTGCTTCTACGGTGTCGATACCCCGGAAAAGGCGAAGCTCCTCGCCTCGCGCATGTCGATCGAGGAAATGGCCGATTTCATCCGCGTCGACAGCCTCGCCTTCCTGACCATCGACGGGCTTTATCGGGCCGTCGGCGAAGAGGCCCGCAACGCGGCGCAGCCGCAATATTGCGACGCCTGCTTCACGGGCGAATATCCGACGCGCCTCACCGACCGCGAATCGGTCGGCACCGTCCGCCAGCTCAACCTGTTGTCTGAAGCCGGATAA
- a CDS encoding CvpA family protein, translating into MPITLLDGVLLLIMFISAVLAMIRGFTREVFSIASWVVAAIVTYMFWQDLLPYTQQYVDDRTVALGLTVAGIFFITLIVVSLVTMRISDFILDSKAGPLDRTFGFVFGAARGLLLVVIAVLFLNFFISPEHQPTWIADARSKPWLDSMGQDLMNALPEDPEAEIIERFRQEDAERRAQPAGNASDATGSAGSYDADDQNALNRQLSQ; encoded by the coding sequence ATGCCGATAACGCTACTCGACGGCGTTCTCCTGCTGATCATGTTCATTTCTGCGGTTCTTGCCATGATCCGCGGCTTCACCCGTGAGGTCTTCTCCATCGCCTCTTGGGTGGTGGCAGCGATCGTCACCTATATGTTCTGGCAGGATCTCCTGCCCTACACCCAGCAATATGTGGATGACCGCACGGTGGCGCTCGGCCTGACGGTGGCCGGCATCTTCTTCATCACCTTGATCGTCGTCTCGCTGGTGACGATGCGCATCTCCGACTTCATTCTCGATTCCAAGGCCGGTCCTCTCGACCGCACCTTCGGCTTCGTTTTCGGAGCGGCGCGCGGCCTCCTTCTGGTCGTCATCGCGGTGCTTTTCCTCAACTTCTTCATCTCGCCCGAGCATCAGCCGACCTGGATCGCCGATGCGCGCTCCAAACCCTGGCTCGATTCCATGGGTCAGGATCTGATGAACGCGCTGCCGGAAGATCCGGAAGCGGAGATCATCGAACGCTTCCGTCAGGAAGACGCCGAGCGCCGTGCGCAGCCCGCAGGCAACGCCAGCGACGCCACCGGTTCCGCCGGCTCCTATGATGCCGACGATCAGAACGCCCTCAACCGCCAGCTCTCGCAATAG
- the radA gene encoding DNA repair protein RadA — MARPKTQYVCVNCGAVWPRWQGRCDACGEWNTLQEEGPAAPASTAAGRGNVVALRPLSGKTESPPRLTSGIAELDRVTGGGFVPASALLVGGDPGIGKSTLLLQAAASLARDGRHVVYISGEEAIDQVRLRAERLGVVDAPVQLAAETHIEDILATLKTGPKVDVVIVDSIQTMWTDLAESAPGTVTQVRLASQNLIRLAKSTGAVVILVGHVTKDGQIAGPRVVEHMVDAVLYFEGDAGHRFRLLRAVKNRFGPASEIGVFEMAGDGLREVANPSDLFIGERDARSPGTAIFAGMEGTRPLLVEVQALVSQSSLATPRRAVVGWDPNRLAMLLAVLEARCGLRFGQFDVYLNVAGGLRIAEPAADLAIAAALISSRTGVATPPDSIYFGEVSLSGTIRAVAQSQQRLKEAEKLGFRTAFLPEAGSEDTVTGLALDKIATLADMVAAFAARAQEQSGRDRNHQ, encoded by the coding sequence ATGGCGCGCCCGAAGACGCAATATGTCTGCGTGAATTGCGGGGCCGTCTGGCCGCGCTGGCAGGGGCGTTGCGACGCCTGCGGAGAATGGAACACGCTGCAGGAGGAAGGCCCGGCCGCCCCCGCCTCGACGGCCGCAGGGCGCGGCAATGTCGTCGCGCTGCGTCCGCTCTCGGGCAAGACGGAGAGCCCGCCGCGCCTCACGAGCGGCATCGCCGAACTCGACCGCGTCACCGGCGGCGGCTTCGTGCCGGCCTCGGCCCTTCTCGTCGGCGGCGATCCGGGCATCGGCAAGTCGACCCTCCTCCTCCAGGCGGCGGCCTCGCTCGCCCGCGACGGAAGGCATGTCGTCTATATCTCCGGCGAGGAGGCGATCGACCAGGTGCGTCTGCGTGCCGAACGTCTCGGCGTGGTCGATGCGCCCGTGCAGCTCGCCGCCGAAACCCATATCGAGGACATTCTGGCGACGCTGAAGACCGGGCCGAAGGTCGATGTCGTCATCGTCGATTCCATCCAGACGATGTGGACGGATCTCGCCGAAAGCGCGCCCGGCACGGTCACCCAGGTGCGGCTCGCCTCGCAAAATCTCATCCGCCTCGCGAAATCGACGGGCGCTGTCGTGATCCTCGTCGGTCACGTCACCAAGGACGGCCAGATCGCGGGACCGCGCGTCGTCGAGCACATGGTCGACGCGGTGCTTTATTTCGAAGGCGATGCCGGCCACCGCTTCCGCCTTTTGCGGGCCGTCAAGAATCGCTTCGGCCCGGCCTCGGAAATCGGCGTCTTCGAGATGGCCGGCGACGGTTTGCGCGAGGTCGCCAACCCGTCCGATCTCTTCATCGGCGAACGCGATGCGAGAAGCCCGGGCACGGCGATCTTCGCCGGCATGGAAGGCACGCGGCCGCTTCTCGTCGAGGTGCAGGCGCTCGTCTCGCAATCGAGCCTCGCCACGCCGCGGCGCGCCGTCGTCGGCTGGGACCCCAATCGCCTCGCCATGCTTCTGGCTGTGCTCGAAGCGCGCTGCGGCCTTCGTTTCGGCCAGTTCGACGTCTATCTCAACGTCGCCGGCGGGCTTCGCATAGCCGAGCCGGCCGCCGATCTGGCGATTGCGGCGGCGCTCATCTCCTCGCGCACCGGGGTTGCGACGCCGCCCGACAGTATCTATTTCGGCGAGGTCAGCCTTTCAGGCACCATCCGTGCCGTCGCACAAAGCCAACAGCGGCTGAAGGAAGCGGAAAAACTTGGCTTTCGCACAGCATTTCTGCCCGAAGCGGGCAGCGAGGACACAGTGACCGGGCTGGCTCTGGACAAGATCGCGACCTTGGCCGATATGGTGGCCGCCTTTGCGGCACGCGCCCAGGAACAAAGCGGCCGGGACCGCAACCATCAGTGA